In the Flavisolibacter tropicus genome, one interval contains:
- a CDS encoding SusC/RagA family TonB-linked outer membrane protein, with protein MRKALMLMLGLFVLCTQLLAQTRTISGRVTDETGNAVFSASVLAKGTRVGTTTNNNGNFTLSIPANTKALVISGVGFAEQEVAVGSQNTISVSLKSQASGLEAVVVTGYTREKKSNFAGASTVIGAKAVDATPVGSFDQALQGRAPGLLVNSGSGQPGTSAQITIRGVQSIQGAGAQPLYVIDGVPLPSSDMQTINPNDFESITVLKDASAAALYGARGGTGVIVITTKKGRAGATNFSFRSQYGLTQAPDFSRLNMMNSSEILQYEEMLGVAGATTNTPGWVYSRKNPANASASAATLARYDFMLDSLRGINSNWSDLLYRQGVSKTYELNMSGGTDKTKYYLSAGMFDQQGIDKGAALKRYTTRFNLEHSVNRLTVQLNAAAGYSKTNYSEGEWLGNSARSPFQMTYRAKPYENPYKADGSLNYGTSTTLALKQVANLLEGIENTVYTQNQIKVNSGLTLSYKVVPSLTLRNTLGIDASSNVYQHWINPGSFYGAGSTYNAGEDREAYSLSSQLINTSSAIFSKKFGAHEVETGAFFEVVRAHQKGLGFLLYKLDPRLGATGQNAGALPVTGTTAAQSASSASTGYGIRSYFANARYTYNNKYTLTANIRRDGTSRIVNLDNREITTWSAGAIWNAIQEGFMKDQNILSDLRVRASYGIVPNIGSIPTSSYSISGGVIGVTNYQGPQVPSFGTGNSQYAGSTVTGQGPTTPGNPDLKIERIKKANLGVDFALWRNRARFTVDAYNNKTIDLFVNNPLPATSGFASMNINAGIMTNKGFEFSAVVDVVKQNDLNVAIGINHSINKNNIEDLGAVNEYFSGTFLIKEGLPYGSHYTYHYLGADPTTGKPQFETLDGKTTTDAAQAGQFAKFGTYLPKHVGGFNAEIRYKRFSIDALFSYQFDVVRSNNTRNWITRGTAGYHASVNASKEMLTNQWMKPGDQAYFPSPLYDKGFTSSDLEDAKFLRFRNLNVAYQIPEIKVKGTTILKSARFYIQGQNLAIWSPWTGLDPEDNNNISLNEYPNPKMFVTGIDINF; from the coding sequence ATGAGAAAAGCGCTTATGCTTATGCTGGGCCTGTTTGTGTTATGTACACAACTCCTAGCGCAAACCCGGACGATCTCAGGCCGGGTTACAGATGAAACAGGAAATGCTGTTTTTTCTGCATCCGTTCTTGCAAAAGGGACACGGGTGGGTACAACAACAAATAACAATGGTAATTTTACATTGTCAATTCCTGCAAATACCAAGGCTCTTGTTATTTCTGGTGTAGGCTTTGCCGAACAAGAAGTAGCTGTTGGTAGCCAAAACACAATTTCTGTGAGCTTAAAAAGCCAGGCTTCTGGCCTAGAAGCTGTCGTGGTAACTGGATATACCCGCGAAAAGAAGTCAAACTTCGCTGGTGCGTCAACTGTAATCGGAGCAAAGGCTGTTGATGCAACGCCAGTAGGTTCTTTTGACCAGGCTTTACAAGGTCGTGCACCTGGTTTATTGGTAAACTCTGGCTCTGGTCAACCTGGTACAAGTGCACAAATCACTATTAGAGGTGTACAATCAATCCAAGGTGCTGGTGCTCAACCATTATATGTAATTGATGGTGTGCCTTTGCCTTCATCTGATATGCAAACAATCAACCCTAATGACTTTGAGTCTATTACTGTATTAAAAGACGCAAGTGCTGCAGCTTTATATGGTGCTCGTGGCGGTACTGGGGTAATTGTAATCACTACTAAAAAAGGACGTGCGGGTGCGACAAATTTCTCATTCCGTAGTCAGTATGGCCTTACGCAGGCACCTGATTTCTCTCGTCTGAATATGATGAATTCTTCAGAGATTTTACAATATGAAGAAATGTTGGGTGTTGCCGGTGCAACTACTAATACACCAGGTTGGGTATATTCAAGAAAAAACCCAGCTAACGCTAGTGCTTCCGCGGCTACATTAGCTCGTTATGACTTTATGTTAGATAGCTTAAGAGGTATAAACTCAAACTGGAGTGATCTCTTGTATCGTCAAGGTGTATCAAAAACATATGAGTTGAATATGAGTGGTGGTACAGATAAAACAAAGTATTATCTGTCTGCTGGTATGTTTGATCAGCAAGGTATTGACAAAGGTGCTGCATTAAAAAGATATACTACACGTTTTAATCTTGAACATTCAGTTAATAGATTAACCGTTCAGTTGAATGCTGCTGCAGGTTATTCTAAGACAAATTATTCTGAAGGTGAATGGTTAGGAAATAGCGCAAGAAGTCCATTCCAGATGACCTACCGCGCAAAGCCTTACGAAAACCCATATAAGGCAGACGGTTCATTGAACTATGGCACTAGCACTACATTGGCTTTAAAGCAAGTGGCTAACTTATTAGAAGGTATTGAGAACACTGTTTATACTCAAAACCAAATTAAAGTTAACTCTGGCTTGACATTGTCTTATAAAGTGGTGCCTTCTTTAACATTACGTAATACATTAGGTATTGATGCGTCCAGCAACGTTTACCAACACTGGATCAATCCAGGTTCTTTCTACGGTGCTGGTTCTACATACAATGCTGGTGAAGACCGCGAAGCTTACTCTTTATCAAGCCAATTAATCAATACATCAAGTGCTATCTTCAGCAAGAAGTTTGGGGCTCATGAAGTAGAAACTGGTGCTTTCTTTGAAGTTGTAAGAGCTCACCAAAAAGGTTTAGGCTTCCTGTTGTATAAGTTAGATCCACGCTTGGGAGCTACTGGACAAAATGCCGGTGCTCTTCCTGTAACTGGTACTACCGCTGCTCAATCTGCTTCTTCTGCCAGCACTGGTTATGGTATTCGTTCCTATTTTGCAAATGCTAGATATACTTACAATAATAAGTATACACTAACTGCAAATATTAGACGTGATGGTACTTCAAGAATTGTAAACTTAGACAACCGCGAAATCACTACCTGGTCTGCTGGTGCAATTTGGAATGCTATACAAGAAGGCTTCATGAAGGATCAAAACATCCTTTCTGATTTAAGAGTTAGAGCTTCTTATGGTATTGTTCCTAATATTGGTAGTATTCCTACTTCTAGCTATTCTATTAGTGGTGGTGTTATTGGTGTAACTAACTACCAAGGACCTCAGGTTCCTTCTTTCGGTACAGGTAACTCTCAATACGCTGGATCAACTGTAACTGGTCAAGGTCCAACAACACCGGGTAATCCTGATTTAAAAATTGAAAGAATTAAAAAAGCAAACCTTGGTGTTGACTTTGCATTGTGGAGAAACAGAGCTCGCTTTACAGTAGATGCCTATAACAACAAAACGATCGACCTCTTTGTAAATAACCCACTTCCTGCAACATCTGGTTTTGCTAGCATGAATATCAATGCCGGTATAATGACCAATAAAGGATTTGAGTTTTCTGCAGTAGTAGACGTAGTGAAACAAAATGACCTGAACGTAGCTATTGGTATCAACCACTCTATCAATAAAAACAATATTGAAGACTTAGGTGCAGTAAATGAGTACTTCTCTGGTACATTCTTGATCAAAGAAGGTCTTCCTTATGGTTCTCACTATACCTATCATTACCTGGGTGCTGATCCTACTACTGGTAAGCCTCAATTTGAAACGCTTGATGGTAAAACGACAACCGATGCTGCACAAGCGGGTCAGTTTGCCAAGTTTGGAACATATTTACCTAAGCACGTTGGAGGATTTAATGCTGAAATCCGTTACAAAAGATTTAGCATTGATGCATTGTTCTCTTATCAGTTTGATGTAGTAAGAAGCAATAACACAAGAAACTGGATCACTCGTGGTACAGCTGGTTATCATGCTTCTGTAAATGCATCTAAAGAGATGTTAACTAACCAGTGGATGAAACCAGGTGACCAAGCTTACTTCCCTTCTCCACTTTATGACAAAGGTTTCACTTCTTCTGATTTGGAAGATGCGAAGTTCTTACGCTTCAGAAACTTAAATGTGGCTTACCAGATTCCAGAAATCAAGGTTAAGGGAACTACAATCCTGAAGTCAGCTCGTTTTTATATCCAAGGTCAAAACTTGGCTATCTGGAGTCCATGGACTGGTCTTGATCCAGAAGACAATAATAATATCAGCTTGAACGAGTATCCAAATCCAAAAATGTTTGTAACTGGTATTGATATTAATTTCTAA
- a CDS encoding TlpA disulfide reductase family protein: protein MHNPNKWLGLFSVVLFIGCSEKSGDNFTVKGTIKNAHADVIFLEEASIGSMQPIIVDSAKIGKDGSFTLQTNAKEENLYVLRLTQQVNPVATVINDASTVTVTADVANVQQPYAVNGSPASQALVDFISKSNTQLSSIYSMSVQLDSLSHQKNADSIINVAGAQKKAAVTAYKNFVDDVLNKSNSPSLSVFVLGSYQSYASNAGLGLEPFSPAQTADVINKTASKFPTHTGLASIRNTMQQSQAQQSAVAAGGSLLNKPAPDFTLSDVNGTPVSLSSFKGKYVLVDFWASWCKPCRMENPNVVRAYQQFKNKNFTVLGVSLDKEKNAWTSAIKNDDLTWTHVSDLKYWDSMVVPMYNIEGIPFNVLLDPNGIVIAENLRGEELVQKLAEVVK from the coding sequence ATGCATAATCCGAATAAATGGCTTGGCCTATTTAGTGTTGTCCTTTTTATAGGGTGTAGTGAAAAAAGCGGCGATAATTTTACTGTAAAGGGAACTATCAAAAATGCGCATGCTGATGTTATCTTCCTTGAAGAGGCTTCAATTGGCAGTATGCAACCTATAATTGTGGATTCGGCTAAAATTGGGAAAGATGGCAGCTTTACGCTTCAAACCAATGCCAAAGAAGAAAACCTGTATGTTTTACGACTAACACAACAGGTAAATCCTGTAGCCACCGTTATCAACGACGCTTCAACAGTTACTGTCACAGCAGATGTAGCGAACGTACAGCAACCTTATGCTGTAAATGGTTCTCCAGCCAGCCAAGCACTTGTAGACTTTATCAGTAAGAGTAACACGCAGTTGTCTTCAATTTATTCAATGAGTGTACAACTGGATAGTTTAAGTCACCAAAAGAATGCCGATAGTATTATAAATGTAGCTGGTGCACAAAAGAAAGCTGCTGTTACCGCCTATAAGAACTTTGTAGATGATGTTTTAAATAAGAGCAATAGCCCCTCACTTTCAGTATTTGTGTTGGGATCTTATCAAAGCTACGCTTCAAACGCTGGCTTAGGCCTGGAGCCCTTCTCTCCTGCTCAAACTGCAGATGTTATCAACAAAACAGCAAGCAAGTTTCCAACACACACTGGCTTAGCTAGCATACGTAACACTATGCAACAAAGCCAGGCACAGCAATCGGCAGTAGCCGCTGGTGGAAGTCTTTTAAATAAACCAGCGCCCGATTTTACTTTGTCTGATGTTAATGGTACTCCTGTTTCACTTTCCTCTTTTAAAGGCAAATACGTGTTAGTAGATTTCTGGGCTAGTTGGTGCAAGCCTTGCCGCATGGAGAATCCTAACGTGGTGCGCGCCTACCAACAGTTTAAGAACAAGAACTTTACGGTGCTTGGTGTTTCTTTAGATAAGGAAAAGAATGCCTGGACAAGCGCTATTAAAAACGACGACTTAACATGGACACATGTAAGTGACTTGAAGTATTGGGATAGCATGGTAGTGCCAATGTATAATATTGAAGGCATACCTTTTAATGTGTTGCTAGATCCAAACGGTATTGTAATTGCGGAGAATCTGAGAGGAGAAGAATTAGTGCAGAAGTTAGCAGAAGTAGTAAAATAG
- a CDS encoding RagB/SusD family nutrient uptake outer membrane protein — protein sequence MKKFKLIHFMILGAAVGFSSCKKDYLNTAPTGQVADESLFSTTTNSMIALNGLHRIMWNQYFNQDEAGHGSMMINVDNLGEDLINNSTSTTTFFQALYRWDAHRNANSSQAYFAYYFYYRIIANANMLINNIDKASGPDSEKKIIKGEALAYRAWAHFNLVQLFGKRYDAATKPNNQLGVPLLLTNTTTGQPRATVEEVYAQINKDLDDAITNLTGYTRTFKSHFNVNVVKGIKARVALTQQDWTNAAKFAAEARTGFSLMNETQYLAGFSDATNPEWMWGSIIPTDQGTFFYSYFAYMSSNFSSNATRTNPRSINSKLYNAITATDFRKQLWTPAGVTPPASGTKYPYTSVKYKVKDVNVSVGDVVYMRVAEMYLIEAEANARAGKATEAQNALFTLVKSRDAAYVKSTNTGDALITEIMQQRRIELWGEGFRFFDLKRTNSALDRTGANHNTTVAVTLNVPAGDKKWEWLIPQDEMNANPAMVQNPL from the coding sequence ATGAAAAAGTTTAAGCTTATACATTTTATGATATTGGGAGCAGCCGTAGGCTTTAGCTCCTGTAAAAAAGACTACCTAAATACAGCGCCAACTGGGCAGGTAGCAGATGAGTCATTGTTTTCAACAACTACCAACTCAATGATTGCTTTAAATGGTCTGCATCGCATCATGTGGAACCAATACTTCAATCAGGATGAGGCTGGACACGGCTCTATGATGATAAACGTTGATAATCTTGGGGAAGACTTGATTAATAACTCAACATCAACAACGACCTTTTTTCAGGCATTGTATCGTTGGGATGCTCACCGTAATGCTAACAGTAGCCAAGCTTATTTTGCCTATTACTTTTACTACCGCATTATTGCCAATGCGAATATGCTAATTAATAATATTGATAAAGCATCAGGACCTGATAGCGAGAAGAAGATTATTAAGGGCGAAGCTTTGGCTTATCGTGCATGGGCACATTTTAATTTAGTGCAGCTTTTTGGTAAGCGTTATGACGCTGCTACTAAACCTAATAATCAGTTAGGTGTACCTTTATTGCTGACAAATACAACTACAGGTCAACCACGTGCTACTGTAGAAGAAGTGTATGCACAAATCAATAAAGATTTGGATGATGCTATCACAAACTTAACTGGTTATACAAGAACATTTAAGTCACATTTTAATGTAAATGTTGTAAAGGGTATCAAGGCACGTGTAGCTTTAACGCAACAGGATTGGACAAACGCTGCCAAGTTTGCTGCAGAAGCCAGAACAGGCTTTTCTTTAATGAACGAAACACAATACCTTGCTGGATTTAGTGATGCTACTAACCCAGAGTGGATGTGGGGTAGCATAATTCCTACCGACCAAGGTACTTTCTTCTACTCTTACTTTGCATACATGTCATCTAACTTTAGTTCTAATGCTACAAGAACTAATCCACGCTCTATTAATTCTAAATTATACAATGCCATCACTGCAACCGACTTCCGTAAGCAGTTATGGACTCCTGCTGGTGTTACACCTCCTGCAAGTGGTACAAAGTACCCTTATACAAGTGTAAAGTATAAAGTAAAAGATGTTAATGTAAGTGTTGGAGACGTTGTATATATGCGTGTAGCAGAAATGTACTTGATTGAAGCAGAAGCAAATGCCCGAGCTGGTAAAGCTACTGAAGCTCAGAATGCTTTATTTACATTAGTTAAAAGCAGAGATGCAGCTTATGTAAAGTCTACCAATACAGGAGATGCCTTAATTACAGAGATCATGCAACAACGTAGAATTGAACTTTGGGGTGAAGGTTTCCGTTTCTTCGACTTAAAACGTACAAATAGTGCATTAGATAGAACAGGAGCAAACCATAATACCACCGTTGCAGTAACATTAAACGTTCCTGCCGGAGATAAAAAGTGGGAGTGGTTAATTCCTCAAGATGAAATGAATGCCAACCCTGCTATGGTACAAAATCCTCTTTAA
- a CDS encoding RagB/SusD family nutrient uptake outer membrane protein, with translation MKHYKILFSSMLVLALASCKKVIDVKETDFVGGDIALKTVENNEQGVVGAYSLLGNEQAILLNATFADEVKRGEFYNAGTTHEWQYTSTDIGLRDNFTALNIFYRAIDRVNRVLQALPKSDSTRTGDNKLRDQLKGEALFIRAFSHFELYRFYSGASDPNALAMVYMEEPSIKSTTRIAVGPYFDKLKADLTAAKALLPSAASTEAQTLRANKLAVAGLQARIALYLKQWDDAITYSTEYINALPLASKTEFPDIWTDAKVTEVAFKLKRSATSLGYLRFDAGTTATTRLGSLFRATSTSATSIGSVTWVVSDKLWSSFDQTNDIRFASYLKDESVLSSASPARPSHIVKKYAGGAYGTATENLVDAKIFRTGEMYLIRAEAKAEKNDLAGAAADLNAIRAARITGYVTGVFASKDALITAIMDERFKELAFEGHRFWDLRRRSLPVVRLASDAPAASATTLPGGNFRFVLPIPNAEVQANPTIQQNTGYTN, from the coding sequence ATGAAACATTACAAGATATTATTTTCATCAATGCTCGTTCTTGCATTAGCTTCTTGTAAGAAGGTGATTGATGTAAAAGAAACTGACTTCGTTGGGGGAGATATAGCCTTAAAGACGGTTGAGAATAACGAACAAGGGGTAGTGGGTGCCTATTCATTATTAGGTAATGAGCAAGCTATCTTACTTAATGCAACGTTTGCTGATGAAGTGAAACGTGGCGAATTTTATAATGCCGGTACTACACACGAGTGGCAGTATACTTCGACTGACATTGGCTTGAGAGATAATTTTACTGCATTAAATATTTTCTATCGCGCTATCGACCGTGTAAACAGAGTGTTGCAGGCGTTACCAAAATCCGATTCTACTCGTACTGGCGATAATAAACTGCGTGATCAATTAAAAGGAGAAGCGTTATTTATTCGTGCATTCAGCCATTTTGAACTATATCGTTTTTATAGTGGTGCTTCTGATCCTAATGCCTTAGCAATGGTTTATATGGAAGAACCTTCTATTAAATCTACTACCCGTATTGCAGTAGGGCCTTATTTTGACAAGTTAAAGGCAGATTTAACCGCTGCTAAAGCGTTACTTCCTTCTGCTGCGTCTACTGAAGCACAAACTTTACGTGCCAATAAATTAGCTGTAGCTGGCTTACAGGCTCGCATTGCCTTGTATCTGAAACAGTGGGATGATGCCATTACTTACAGCACTGAATACATCAATGCTCTTCCTTTGGCTTCTAAAACAGAGTTCCCTGACATCTGGACTGATGCAAAAGTGACAGAAGTAGCTTTCAAACTTAAGAGATCAGCTACTTCTTTAGGATACTTGCGTTTTGATGCCGGTACAACTGCAACTACAAGATTGGGTTCTTTATTTAGAGCGACTTCAACATCTGCTACAAGTATTGGTAGTGTTACCTGGGTAGTATCTGATAAACTTTGGAGCAGTTTTGATCAAACTAACGATATCCGCTTTGCTTCTTACTTGAAAGACGAATCAGTTTTAAGCAGCGCAAGCCCTGCTCGTCCTTCTCATATCGTTAAAAAATATGCTGGTGGCGCTTATGGTACTGCTACAGAAAATTTGGTCGATGCTAAAATTTTCAGAACAGGTGAAATGTATTTGATTCGTGCTGAAGCAAAAGCTGAGAAAAACGACTTAGCTGGTGCTGCTGCTGATTTGAATGCTATAAGAGCAGCTCGTATTACTGGCTATGTTACTGGAGTTTTTGCATCTAAAGACGCATTAATTACAGCAATCATGGACGAGCGTTTCAAAGAATTGGCATTTGAAGGTCATCGTTTCTGGGATTTAAGAAGAAGAAGCTTACCGGTTGTACGCTTAGCTTCCGATGCTCCTGCCGCTTCTGCAACTACACTTCCTGGAGGAAACTTCCGCTTTGTATTACCAATTCCAAATGCAGAAGTACAAGCTAATCCTACTATCCAACAAAATACTGGATATACCAATTAA
- a CDS encoding SusC/RagA family TonB-linked outer membrane protein, with protein MRKLLLLMGFVLMLGTAWAQRQITGKVSDDKGNPAPNVSVQVKGSKVGTVTGSDGSFTLTVPADAKTLVISSIGFSTQELSVNDRSNFALTLQKEDQSMSEVVVVAYGTAKKGAVTNSVAQVTAKELENRPVTNVISALSGVAPGVTTNSSNGQPGSSPAVRIRGFGSLNASSSPLYVVDGVPYDYDISNINVDDIENVSVLKDAASSALYGARAANGVIQITTKKGKKDRTQISANVSQGFVSRAIEEYERVGAMDYYPLMWEAYRNSLVYPTSGAAIPVADASRLASGLYPRNTAGNQIYGTRTFSDISQLLAYNPFNVARTEIVRPDGTLNPNAKLLYADDLDWLQEIQRTGSRGDYTVSVSGGAPKSDYYLSLGYTNEKGYVENSDYKRYSSRLNMNTQPLGWLKLGLNIAGIVTKANQGADDGSSTGLVNPFYTNRIIGPIYPVYAHDQTTGAYILDEKGNRIYDLGSMANLGLPNRPTIGGRHAIYETLLNENILQRNALNNRLSAEVSFLRNFKFTTNVSADISNSLRSQFENKIVGDGAPSGRARRNTSDNLTLTINQLLNFNKTFGRHTVEALIGHENYDATYKSVTTLRTGQIVDGITELSNFTTTATLASNKDRYKIESYLSRANYSLDNKYFLSASLRRDGSSRFHPDNRWGNFWSVSGAWRIDQEAFMSNLSWLSALKLRASYGQVGNDDILDANGNSIYYAYQSFYNVGQNNNTEPGAAQSTTSANPALKWEKNNSFDVALDFGLLKNRINGSVEYFDRRSDNLLFRVPPPVSSGTLSDPQNAGSMYNKGIEVSVNGDVIRKHDFNWNLGVNWTTFENKITKMPQTEVITGTQKWMVGQSRYDFWLRDWYGVNPADGAALFVANANVPANSFIIKEGGKDVLVTTDQNNAAYHYAGSAIPDFYGSIINSLNYKGFGLSFQLNYQVGGKVYDAAYAQLMHSGSYGVAMHTDITKRWQKAGDITDVPRLDAGRNTTFGVASDRWLVDASYLNVQNVTFHYTLPKGLLSKAHLQNTRVYVSGENLYMFTKRQGLNPTQNFTGQTSNVYVPSRVITAGINLSL; from the coding sequence ATGAGAAAACTGTTATTGCTCATGGGCTTTGTGCTTATGCTTGGAACGGCATGGGCGCAGCGCCAAATTACCGGTAAGGTTTCCGACGATAAAGGAAATCCGGCCCCCAATGTATCTGTACAAGTAAAAGGGTCAAAGGTAGGAACCGTTACTGGGAGTGATGGTTCGTTCACATTAACTGTTCCAGCTGATGCAAAGACATTAGTAATCTCTTCCATCGGATTTTCTACACAAGAACTATCCGTAAACGACCGATCCAATTTTGCACTTACACTACAAAAAGAAGATCAGAGTATGTCTGAAGTAGTGGTTGTGGCTTATGGAACTGCTAAGAAAGGCGCTGTAACTAACTCTGTTGCACAAGTAACAGCTAAAGAGTTGGAAAACCGTCCGGTTACGAACGTTATTAGTGCATTGTCAGGTGTAGCACCTGGTGTAACGACGAACTCTAGCAATGGCCAACCTGGCTCATCCCCTGCGGTTAGGATTAGAGGTTTTGGTTCTTTAAACGCTTCAAGTTCTCCATTATATGTAGTAGATGGCGTACCTTATGATTATGATATCAGCAATATTAATGTAGATGATATTGAAAATGTATCAGTATTAAAAGACGCTGCTTCTTCAGCACTTTATGGTGCACGTGCTGCAAATGGCGTTATTCAGATCACAACAAAAAAAGGAAAGAAAGACCGTACTCAAATTTCTGCTAATGTATCGCAGGGATTTGTATCTCGTGCTATTGAAGAATATGAGCGCGTAGGTGCTATGGACTATTATCCATTGATGTGGGAGGCATATAGAAATAGCCTGGTCTATCCAACTTCAGGTGCGGCTATTCCTGTTGCAGACGCAAGCCGTTTAGCTTCAGGATTATACCCAAGAAATACTGCAGGTAATCAGATTTATGGTACACGAACTTTTTCTGATATCAGTCAGTTATTAGCCTATAATCCGTTCAATGTAGCAAGAACAGAAATTGTGCGTCCTGATGGTACATTGAATCCAAACGCGAAATTATTATATGCCGATGATTTGGATTGGTTGCAGGAAATTCAGAGAACAGGTTCTCGTGGAGACTATACGGTAAGTGTAAGTGGTGGCGCACCTAAAAGCGACTACTATTTGTCTCTTGGATATACGAATGAAAAAGGATATGTAGAAAACTCTGATTACAAACGGTATTCTTCAAGACTGAATATGAACACCCAACCTTTAGGCTGGTTGAAATTAGGCTTGAATATAGCAGGTATCGTTACTAAAGCAAACCAAGGTGCAGATGATGGAAGCAGCACTGGCTTAGTAAATCCATTTTATACAAACCGTATCATAGGACCAATCTATCCGGTATATGCACATGATCAAACAACTGGTGCATATATCCTGGACGAGAAGGGAAATAGAATATACGATTTAGGCAGTATGGCTAATTTAGGTTTGCCGAACCGTCCTACCATTGGCGGTCGTCATGCTATCTATGAAACATTGTTAAATGAAAACATCCTACAGCGTAATGCTTTGAACAACCGACTTTCTGCTGAAGTAAGCTTTTTGAGAAACTTTAAGTTTACTACTAATGTAAGTGCTGATATCAGCAATAGTCTACGTTCTCAATTTGAAAATAAGATTGTAGGTGATGGTGCGCCTAGTGGTAGAGCTAGAAGAAATACCTCAGATAACCTTACATTGACAATCAACCAATTGTTGAACTTCAATAAAACTTTTGGTAGACATACTGTTGAAGCATTAATTGGCCACGAAAACTATGATGCAACCTACAAATCAGTAACAACGCTGCGTACCGGCCAAATTGTTGATGGTATTACCGAGTTATCCAATTTTACAACTACTGCTACTCTTGCATCAAACAAGGACAGATACAAGATTGAAAGTTATTTATCAAGAGCTAACTATAGCTTAGATAATAAATACTTCCTTTCTGCTTCATTACGTCGCGATGGTTCTTCGCGCTTTCATCCAGATAACAGATGGGGTAATTTCTGGTCAGTAAGTGGTGCATGGCGTATTGACCAAGAAGCCTTTATGAGCAACCTTTCTTGGCTTAGTGCACTTAAGTTGAGAGCTTCTTATGGCCAAGTAGGTAATGATGATATTTTGGATGCAAATGGAAATAGCATCTATTATGCATACCAGTCATTCTATAATGTAGGGCAGAATAACAATACAGAACCTGGTGCAGCACAGTCTACAACCTCCGCAAATCCTGCGTTGAAATGGGAAAAGAATAACTCATTTGATGTGGCTCTAGATTTCGGATTATTAAAAAACAGAATAAACGGTTCCGTTGAGTATTTTGATAGACGCTCCGATAACCTATTATTCAGAGTACCTCCTCCAGTTTCATCTGGTACCCTTTCTGATCCTCAGAATGCTGGTTCTATGTACAATAAAGGAATTGAAGTGAGTGTGAATGGTGATGTGATAAGAAAGCATGATTTCAATTGGAATCTCGGTGTAAACTGGACCACTTTTGAAAATAAGATCACCAAAATGCCACAGACTGAAGTGATAACAGGTACACAGAAATGGATGGTTGGGCAATCTCGTTATGATTTCTGGTTGAGAGATTGGTATGGTGTAAACCCTGCCGATGGAGCTGCCTTGTTTGTTGCTAATGCAAACGTTCCTGCTAATTCCTTTATTATAAAAGAAGGTGGCAAAGACGTACTGGTAACCACTGATCAGAATAACGCAGCTTACCATTATGCAGGTAGTGCGATTCCTGACTTCTATGGTTCAATAATCAACTCATTGAACTATAAAGGCTTTGGTCTTTCTTTCCAATTGAATTATCAAGTGGGTGGTAAAGTATATGATGCTGCATATGCTCAATTAATGCATTCTGGTAGCTATGGTGTAGCTATGCATACAGACATCACAAAACGCTGGCAGAAAGCTGGAGATATTACCGATGTTCCTCGCTTGGATGCCGGTAGAAATACAACGTTTGGTGTAGCTTCTGATAGATGGCTTGTTGATGCTTCTTATTTGAATGTTCAAAACGTAACATTCCATTATACCTTACCAAAGGGTCTTTTATCTAAAGCACATTTACAAAATACCCGAGTATATGTAAGTGGAGAAAACCTTTATATGTTTACAAAGAGACAAGGTCTGAATCCAACGCAAAACTTTACTGGACAAACGTCAAATGTTTACGTTCCTTCTCGTGTGATCACAGCTGGAATTAACCTGTCACTTTAA